A single genomic interval of Granulicella tundricola MP5ACTX9 harbors:
- a CDS encoding cytidine deaminase, with amino-acid sequence MTPTELAPTQLAELTRHAEAVASNAYAPYSNFQVGAALLLESGEIVTGCNVENASYRLTSCAEQAAIAAAVATHGPAIRIRAVVVVNLNGAACSPCGACRQTLAEFAAPGTTIVFPTETGTTTCTMADLLPNAFTQSSLI; translated from the coding sequence ATGACGCCCACAGAACTAGCCCCAACCCAGCTCGCCGAACTCACCCGCCACGCCGAAGCCGTAGCCTCGAACGCCTACGCGCCCTATAGCAACTTCCAGGTTGGCGCAGCCCTCCTGCTTGAATCGGGAGAGATCGTCACCGGCTGCAACGTAGAAAACGCCTCCTACCGCCTCACCTCTTGTGCCGAGCAGGCCGCCATCGCCGCCGCCGTCGCCACCCACGGCCCCGCCATCCGCATCCGAGCCGTCGTCGTCGTCAACCTCAACGGAGCCGCCTGCTCTCCCTGCGGAGCCTGCCGCCAGACCCTGGCTGAGTTCGCCGCCCCTGGAACCACCATCGTCTTCCCCACAGAAACCGGCACCACCACCTGCACCATGGCAGACCTACTCCCCAACGCCTTCACCCAATCCTCCCTGATCTAA